A single genomic interval of Terriglobus albidus harbors:
- a CDS encoding glycosyltransferase family 87 protein yields the protein MASTLAEISQPPTALRSRLARFCAWIVLLGTVFIFALAPRGPGKYAVFGTYWESGRAAIHGLNPYAAYPETGRVDYSSYGGKAATPDVNLNPPVLLPYFQLLAHLTIPRFIVLQIIISALWFAAGTLLLGPGLQGRQAICLLASVPVIAAVSSGQIYGLLFLLSTLAWHFHKKGWVVWCAACMGLLVAIKPTFLLWPVILFFAGHRRTALLSVTASALVSTAPLLIYGPGVYRDWLAAIAHDPHWIDHKNIALMPFFTRLGHTATGITVAAVVAAALLGYAWKYRPDFDTASGIGIIAGILCAPLGWYAYVLILAPFFMARRWNWFDTLAASIFFVPLPLGESANGIAYLLPLLLILSRFLWGNTPDVGTLNFPKASTSCSTT from the coding sequence ATGGCGAGCACGCTCGCTGAGATTTCTCAGCCACCGACGGCACTGCGTTCACGCCTGGCCCGATTCTGCGCATGGATCGTTCTTCTGGGAACGGTTTTTATCTTCGCTCTCGCGCCAAGAGGCCCTGGTAAGTATGCCGTCTTCGGAACCTATTGGGAGAGCGGCCGCGCAGCGATCCACGGCCTCAATCCATATGCTGCGTATCCAGAGACGGGCAGGGTTGACTACTCCTCGTACGGCGGTAAAGCCGCAACACCCGATGTCAACCTCAATCCGCCGGTCCTGCTGCCCTACTTCCAATTGTTGGCGCATCTGACCATCCCCCGGTTCATCGTCCTGCAAATCATCATTTCGGCCCTATGGTTCGCCGCCGGCACGCTCCTTCTCGGTCCCGGTCTGCAAGGCCGGCAGGCGATTTGTCTTTTGGCATCGGTTCCGGTTATCGCGGCCGTCTCTTCAGGACAGATCTATGGACTCCTGTTCCTCCTCTCCACGCTGGCGTGGCATTTCCATAAGAAGGGGTGGGTGGTCTGGTGTGCCGCATGCATGGGCCTGCTCGTGGCAATCAAGCCTACGTTTCTGCTCTGGCCGGTGATCCTGTTCTTTGCCGGCCATCGCAGGACCGCGTTGCTTTCCGTTACGGCGTCGGCGCTGGTCTCGACTGCTCCCCTGTTGATTTATGGACCGGGGGTGTATCGCGACTGGCTTGCGGCCATTGCTCATGATCCTCACTGGATCGATCACAAAAACATCGCTCTGATGCCATTCTTCACCCGGCTCGGGCATACCGCCACCGGCATTACTGTAGCCGCGGTCGTCGCGGCCGCCCTGTTGGGCTACGCATGGAAGTATCGGCCCGACTTCGACACAGCCAGCGGCATTGGCATTATTGCCGGAATCCTGTGTGCTCCGCTGGGGTGGTACGCCTACGTTCTGATTCTTGCGCCATTCTTTATGGCACGCCGGTGGAACTGGTTCGATACGCTTGCAGCTTCGATTTTCTTTGTCCCGCTGCCGCTTGGAGAATCGGCAAATGGCATCGCTTATCTGTTGCCGCTGCTCCTGATTCTCAGCCGCTTCTTATGGGGCAATACCCCGGACGTTGGCACGTTGAACTTTCCGAAAGCGTCCACGTCCTGCTCGACAACATGA
- a CDS encoding SDR family NAD(P)-dependent oxidoreductase: MFELKGQTAIVTGAATGIGEAIATRLGKAGATVAVADLDLEGATSVATRIDNGAFALKVDVSDKSSIEACVAEVLKRTGQIDILVNNAGIAGPAGPIWEQTPETWEKVVAVNLSSIFYFCRAVLPHMRGRRYGRIVNIASIAGKEGNPGMVPYSATKAGVIGLTKAVGKEVATEGICVNAISPAVVRTKILEQLTPQQVSYMTDKIPMKRTGTPEEIAAVAHFLASPDCSFVTAQCYDASGGRATY, from the coding sequence ATGTTTGAACTCAAAGGACAGACGGCTATTGTCACAGGCGCAGCCACAGGCATCGGTGAAGCCATCGCGACGCGGCTTGGAAAGGCCGGTGCGACTGTAGCCGTTGCGGATCTGGATCTCGAAGGCGCGACGAGCGTCGCCACACGCATCGACAACGGAGCCTTTGCTCTCAAGGTGGATGTCAGCGACAAATCCTCGATCGAGGCATGTGTCGCCGAAGTGCTTAAGCGCACAGGACAGATCGACATTCTCGTAAACAACGCGGGAATCGCTGGTCCTGCAGGTCCTATCTGGGAACAGACTCCAGAGACATGGGAGAAGGTCGTCGCCGTCAACCTGAGCAGCATCTTCTACTTCTGCCGTGCCGTGTTGCCCCACATGCGCGGGCGCAGGTATGGCCGTATTGTGAACATCGCTTCGATCGCCGGTAAGGAAGGCAATCCTGGAATGGTCCCCTATTCGGCGACGAAAGCGGGAGTGATCGGACTAACGAAAGCTGTCGGCAAAGAGGTCGCAACCGAGGGTATTTGCGTCAATGCAATCAGTCCCGCGGTCGTCCGGACGAAGATCCTGGAGCAGCTCACGCCACAACAGGTGAGTTATATGACGGACAAGATCCCGATGAAACGTACCGGCACGCCGGAAGAGATCGCTGCCGTGGCGCACTTCCTGGCCAGCCCTGACTGCTCCTTCGTGACCGCGCAGTGCTACGACGCAAGCGGCGGACGTGCTACTTACTAG
- a CDS encoding MFS transporter translates to MNLPLAALDTSDSTLNRATSRTVKRLVPFLMLMYVVSFLDRSNIGFVKQVLERSEGISEAVYALGAGLFFVGYSLCGFPSNLILHKVGAKKWLAILMVGWGAISMATMFVRGPASFYFLRFLLGVLEAGFFPGAILYLTYWFPNGIRGRILGLFYLGVPLALIFGGPLSGLLLEMPPFLGLQSWQWMFLVEGFMAVVLGLFAFWYLDDRPSNASWLPAEEKQALANRLTLEEEERSSAGPTKLLPMFRDRRVMHFLLIYALIQTSTYGAVFYLPAEISALMHRPVGIEVGLVSAIPWICTLAAVYLLPHVADKFRRHRQLASLTLLISGCASFAFPACGAGMGLVMLSLAVAGFIAVQPLFWTFPTGYLADRAAAGGIAVIGMGNLGGFLAPNLKVWADQHFGSQHAGLYLLAALTVLNAGLIALVRSRPAQSTT, encoded by the coding sequence TTGAACCTACCGCTCGCAGCTCTCGACACCTCTGATTCCACCTTGAACCGCGCGACCTCGCGAACGGTGAAACGGCTGGTGCCCTTCCTTATGCTGATGTACGTTGTGTCATTTCTCGACCGCTCGAATATTGGGTTTGTAAAACAGGTTCTGGAGAGATCGGAGGGCATCTCCGAAGCTGTCTATGCTTTGGGCGCAGGTCTGTTTTTCGTTGGCTATTCATTATGCGGATTTCCCAGCAACCTGATTCTTCACAAGGTAGGTGCGAAGAAGTGGCTTGCAATCCTCATGGTGGGTTGGGGAGCCATATCGATGGCCACCATGTTCGTGAGGGGGCCTGCATCGTTTTACTTTTTACGGTTCCTGCTAGGCGTTCTGGAGGCAGGCTTCTTCCCAGGCGCAATTCTCTACCTGACCTATTGGTTTCCTAACGGCATTCGTGGCCGGATTCTTGGATTGTTCTACCTGGGTGTTCCACTTGCACTCATCTTCGGCGGACCGCTCTCGGGTTTGCTGCTTGAGATGCCCCCGTTCTTGGGGCTTCAAAGCTGGCAGTGGATGTTTCTCGTGGAAGGCTTCATGGCTGTCGTTCTCGGTCTGTTCGCTTTCTGGTATCTGGATGACAGGCCGTCCAATGCTTCCTGGCTGCCGGCCGAGGAAAAGCAGGCGTTAGCGAATAGGTTGACGCTTGAAGAAGAAGAACGGAGCTCCGCTGGGCCAACGAAACTCCTGCCCATGTTTCGCGATCGTCGAGTCATGCACTTCCTGTTGATCTATGCCCTCATCCAAACCAGCACGTATGGCGCGGTCTTCTATCTCCCGGCCGAAATATCGGCTCTTATGCATAGACCCGTGGGGATCGAAGTCGGCCTGGTGTCGGCGATACCGTGGATCTGCACGCTGGCTGCCGTCTATCTCCTGCCGCATGTCGCCGACAAGTTCCGCAGGCATCGGCAACTCGCATCGTTGACCTTACTGATCTCGGGCTGCGCGAGTTTTGCATTTCCTGCCTGCGGAGCAGGCATGGGCCTGGTGATGCTTTCGCTTGCGGTGGCCGGCTTTATTGCCGTCCAGCCGCTTTTCTGGACGTTTCCAACGGGATACCTGGCTGACCGCGCAGCAGCGGGCGGAATCGCTGTAATAGGAATGGGTAATCTTGGGGGCTTCCTGGCGCCCAACCTCAAGGTCTGGGCTGATCAACACTTCGGCTCGCAACACGCGGGCTTGTACCTTCTGGCAGCGCTTACGGTTTTAAATGCGGGTTTGATTGCGCTTGTGAGAAGTCGTCCAGCCCAAAGCACGACGTAA
- a CDS encoding acyltransferase family protein encodes MSKPAVRNVAVDAYRGLVMLLMMGEIMRFADTYGAHPGNLFWRVLAYNQTHVEWAGMSLHDMIQPSFTFLVGVALPYSIASRTRQGQTFGQQAGHALWRSLLLVFLGVFLRSVGHHITYFTFEDTLSQIGLGYPFAFLLYFCRPRVQWIDFASILFVYWLVWALYPAPGPGFDYAAVGVPSDWHHNFTGFASHWNKNSNFGNAFDVWFLNLFPRESRFAFNRGGYLTLSFIPTLGTMLLGLIAGRWYRESPGQVPLKKFLSAGIGLAALGLALHFTGICPIVKRIWTPAWTLWSGGMCFFFLSAFAWIIDIKGFRRWAFPLVVVGLNSMAAYLIAHLCEEFILGSLHTHLGFTPFRILGPGYEPLLLGVAVMLVYWLMLFWMYRQKIFVRI; translated from the coding sequence ATGAGCAAACCCGCTGTCCGGAATGTGGCCGTCGATGCCTACCGTGGGTTGGTCATGTTGCTCATGATGGGCGAGATTATGCGCTTCGCGGATACTTACGGTGCCCATCCCGGCAATTTGTTCTGGCGCGTCCTCGCCTACAATCAGACGCATGTCGAGTGGGCAGGCATGAGCCTGCACGACATGATTCAGCCGTCATTTACGTTTCTCGTCGGCGTCGCGCTTCCCTACTCGATTGCTTCGCGTACCCGCCAGGGCCAGACCTTCGGCCAACAAGCCGGCCATGCTCTTTGGCGCTCGTTGTTGCTCGTCTTCCTCGGCGTCTTTCTGCGCTCCGTCGGCCACCACATCACTTACTTCACGTTTGAAGACACTCTTTCGCAAATCGGGCTGGGCTACCCCTTTGCCTTCTTACTGTATTTCTGTCGGCCGCGTGTTCAATGGATCGACTTTGCCTCGATCCTCTTCGTCTATTGGCTTGTCTGGGCTCTCTATCCCGCGCCTGGTCCTGGCTTCGATTACGCTGCCGTCGGTGTTCCTTCGGACTGGCACCACAACTTCACCGGCTTTGCTTCCCACTGGAACAAGAACTCGAACTTCGGCAACGCCTTCGATGTTTGGTTCCTGAATCTCTTCCCGCGCGAGTCACGCTTCGCTTTTAACCGTGGAGGCTACCTCACACTTAGCTTTATTCCTACACTGGGGACCATGCTTCTGGGCCTCATCGCGGGCCGCTGGTATCGCGAGTCTCCAGGGCAGGTCCCTCTCAAGAAATTCTTGTCCGCCGGCATAGGCCTGGCCGCACTGGGGCTCGCCCTCCACTTCACCGGCATTTGCCCCATCGTCAAGCGCATCTGGACCCCAGCCTGGACGCTCTGGAGCGGCGGCATGTGCTTCTTCTTTCTTTCCGCCTTTGCCTGGATCATCGACATCAAAGGATTCCGCCGCTGGGCATTCCCGCTCGTCGTTGTGGGACTGAACTCAATGGCGGCCTATCTCATCGCCCATTTATGCGAAGAGTTCATCCTCGGGTCGCTCCACACCCATCTCGGCTTTACCCCGTTCCGCATTCTCGGACCTGGCTATGAGCCCTTACTCCTCGGAGTGGCAGTGATGCTTGTCTATTGGCTTATGCTCTTCTGGATGTATCGCCAAAAGATCTTCGTTCGAATCTAA
- a CDS encoding RbsD/FucU domain-containing protein: MIRSVLFLSLLLPGLLVPALPAQQSRKANIWKQTLTERLPLLGHRNWILVVDSAYPLQTSPGVEVVETDAGQIEVTRAVLAQIKDSIHVRPVIFMDAELPFLTEEDSPGANAYRQQISAVLHNYTIQNELHEQLIAQVSNAGKEFRILVLKTRLTVPYSSVFIRLDCKYVSADAEDRLRARMKSGVQP; this comes from the coding sequence GTGATCAGATCCGTTTTATTCCTAAGCCTGCTACTCCCCGGACTCCTGGTACCCGCCCTACCCGCACAGCAGTCCCGTAAGGCAAACATCTGGAAGCAGACACTCACCGAACGCCTGCCCCTGCTCGGCCACCGCAACTGGATTCTCGTTGTCGACTCTGCCTATCCACTGCAGACCTCACCCGGCGTTGAAGTAGTCGAGACCGACGCGGGCCAGATCGAGGTCACAAGAGCAGTCCTCGCTCAGATCAAAGACTCCATCCACGTCCGTCCAGTCATCTTCATGGACGCGGAGTTGCCCTTCCTCACCGAAGAAGACTCGCCAGGAGCAAACGCCTACCGCCAACAAATCTCCGCGGTACTGCACAACTACACCATTCAGAACGAACTGCACGAGCAGCTTATCGCGCAAGTCTCCAACGCCGGCAAGGAGTTCAGGATTCTCGTCCTCAAGACGCGCCTTACCGTACCTTACTCCTCTGTCTTCATCCGTCTTGATTGCAAATACGTCAGCGCCGATGCCGAAGATCGGCTCCGTGCTCGAATGAAGTCTGGTGTCCAGCCTTGA
- the fusA gene encoding elongation factor G has product MKTYQGSEIRNVAVVGHAHSGKTTLISALLHAAKMIDKPGRVEDGTAVTAYDEEEVSRRTTMQNAVAFAEWQGLKINFLDTPGFHMFCHEARAAMLPVESAVVVINAQNGIETVTERVWKFAEEFDLPRVVVINQVDHPKADSHSGREAMLEDMRERWGRQLVPVQLPIVDESGFHGVVDLVTMEAFYYTPDGDGRGKIGEIPGPLHTRAKAAHEALVELVAEGKDELMEEFFREGTIPEQHLITALHEAIREDRIFPVLYTSGGRNVATDHLLDFLKVYAPAPIEREPVAARALKQAVAVQANGHGNGNGNGDGATDEMVLRHVDDQQPLALYVFKTMTDPFSGRISFFKVISGMVKNDATVENYSRKEQERLAHLSVMQGRKAIEVSELHAGDIGAVAKLRVTLTGDTLGAKGQDIFLQPLAMPEPAMTYAIEPKTRADEDKLAPAIHKLMEEDLLIRFFRDPQTNEFLLAGAGQPHIEAIVSKLKRRYHTEVTLKAPKVPYRETIRGRADAQGRHKKQTGGHGQFGDCKIKMEPLARGAGFEFVNDIFGGSIPRQFVPAVEKGILESAARGYLAGYPVVDFKVTLHDGSYHDVDSNEMSFKMAGRLAFRKCMEQAKPALLEPIMHVEIEAPEEFAGPLMGDLNGRRGRVQGMESHGKQTLIKADVPMAEMLSYGTTLTSLTQGRGSFRMEMDHYDIVPQPVAEKILATARRPVEEEEE; this is encoded by the coding sequence ATGAAAACGTACCAGGGAAGTGAGATCCGCAACGTAGCTGTAGTTGGGCATGCGCACAGTGGAAAGACAACCTTGATTTCCGCGTTGCTGCATGCCGCAAAAATGATCGATAAGCCCGGACGGGTTGAAGACGGAACAGCCGTTACAGCCTATGACGAAGAAGAAGTTTCCAGACGAACAACCATGCAAAATGCCGTTGCCTTCGCAGAATGGCAGGGCCTCAAGATCAATTTCCTCGATACTCCCGGCTTCCACATGTTCTGTCACGAAGCCCGTGCCGCCATGCTGCCGGTCGAATCAGCCGTCGTGGTGATTAATGCGCAAAATGGCATAGAAACCGTCACGGAACGCGTTTGGAAGTTCGCGGAAGAGTTCGATCTTCCCCGGGTTGTCGTCATCAATCAGGTCGACCATCCCAAAGCCGACAGCCACAGCGGACGCGAGGCCATGCTGGAAGACATGCGCGAGCGCTGGGGGCGTCAGCTCGTTCCCGTCCAGCTCCCCATTGTCGATGAATCGGGTTTTCACGGAGTCGTCGATCTTGTCACCATGGAGGCCTTCTACTACACGCCTGATGGTGACGGACGCGGGAAGATCGGCGAGATTCCCGGCCCCTTGCATACCCGGGCGAAGGCAGCCCACGAGGCCCTGGTCGAACTGGTCGCCGAAGGCAAAGACGAACTCATGGAAGAGTTCTTCCGCGAAGGCACCATCCCGGAGCAACACCTGATCACGGCGCTCCATGAAGCCATTCGCGAAGACCGCATCTTCCCGGTGCTCTACACCAGTGGGGGCCGCAATGTTGCCACAGACCACCTGCTCGACTTCTTGAAGGTCTACGCTCCTGCTCCGATCGAGCGCGAGCCGGTCGCAGCCCGCGCCCTTAAACAGGCAGTCGCGGTTCAGGCCAACGGGCACGGCAACGGCAATGGCAATGGCGACGGAGCCACCGATGAGATGGTCCTGCGCCACGTCGATGACCAGCAGCCATTGGCACTTTACGTCTTCAAGACCATGACCGACCCATTTTCGGGCAGAATCTCCTTCTTCAAGGTGATCAGCGGAATGGTGAAGAATGACGCCACCGTTGAAAACTACTCTCGCAAGGAGCAGGAGCGCCTGGCTCACCTGAGCGTTATGCAGGGACGAAAGGCCATCGAGGTCAGTGAACTCCACGCCGGAGACATTGGCGCGGTGGCCAAGCTGCGCGTCACCCTTACCGGAGACACACTGGGGGCTAAGGGGCAGGACATCTTCCTCCAACCCCTGGCCATGCCCGAACCGGCGATGACCTATGCCATTGAACCCAAAACGCGTGCCGACGAAGATAAGCTGGCTCCGGCTATCCACAAGCTCATGGAAGAAGATCTGCTGATTCGCTTCTTCCGTGACCCACAGACGAATGAGTTTCTGTTGGCCGGCGCCGGGCAGCCGCATATCGAGGCCATCGTCTCCAAGCTCAAACGGCGCTACCACACGGAAGTCACCTTGAAGGCTCCCAAAGTCCCCTATCGCGAGACCATTCGAGGGCGGGCGGATGCTCAGGGGCGCCACAAAAAGCAGACTGGCGGCCACGGACAGTTCGGCGATTGCAAGATCAAGATGGAGCCCCTGGCCCGCGGAGCCGGGTTTGAATTTGTCAACGACATCTTTGGTGGCTCAATCCCAAGGCAATTCGTCCCCGCTGTGGAGAAAGGCATTCTGGAATCGGCAGCCCGCGGCTATCTGGCCGGCTATCCGGTTGTCGACTTCAAAGTAACTCTGCACGATGGCAGCTATCATGACGTCGACTCCAACGAAATGTCCTTCAAGATGGCGGGGAGACTCGCCTTCCGCAAATGCATGGAACAGGCCAAGCCTGCTCTATTGGAGCCAATCATGCACGTCGAAATTGAGGCTCCTGAGGAGTTTGCCGGGCCGTTAATGGGCGACTTGAACGGACGCAGGGGGCGGGTCCAGGGCATGGAGAGCCATGGCAAACAGACTTTGATCAAAGCCGACGTTCCTATGGCGGAGATGCTCAGCTACGGCACGACCCTTACCTCTCTGACCCAGGGGCGGGGCAGCTTCCGCATGGAGATGGATCACTACGACATCGTTCCGCAACCGGTGGCGGAGAAGATTCTGGCAACAGCCAGGCGGCCAGTTGAAGAGGAGGAGGAATAA
- a CDS encoding family 10 glycosylhydrolase produces the protein MDRRQFLQSAAGAAISATVHPRDAIAAPLKSTKMIGIQIGAVSFADEGVEKVLDECERAAAVNTLFVATFTYGRGIAGRQVPGQPLPDHGSQKYDTDTFFGGSYTKINPKYYSDTVFKSFRAPDLGDYDVLEQVIPEAKKRGMKTICWYEDVFRKDIPNIERLQEVTLSGEKAATLCFNNPEYQHWLMAIAEDWSRSYDIDGVMWDRSGRVHSPTLSAQAMLIRTHLR, from the coding sequence ATGGATCGTAGACAGTTTCTTCAAAGCGCAGCGGGTGCGGCTATCTCCGCGACGGTACATCCCCGCGATGCGATCGCCGCGCCGCTCAAGTCAACAAAGATGATTGGCATACAGATTGGCGCAGTCTCGTTTGCAGACGAAGGAGTGGAGAAGGTTCTCGATGAATGCGAGCGCGCTGCTGCGGTTAATACGCTCTTCGTTGCGACCTTTACTTATGGTCGCGGCATCGCCGGACGCCAGGTTCCGGGGCAGCCTCTACCGGATCACGGAAGCCAAAAGTACGATACCGACACCTTCTTCGGCGGTTCCTACACAAAAATCAATCCGAAGTACTACTCTGACACAGTCTTTAAGAGTTTTCGCGCGCCAGATCTTGGCGATTATGACGTGCTCGAACAGGTCATTCCTGAAGCGAAGAAGCGTGGCATGAAGACGATTTGCTGGTACGAAGATGTCTTCCGGAAAGATATTCCCAATATCGAGAGATTGCAGGAAGTGACACTCTCGGGCGAGAAGGCTGCGACGCTGTGCTTCAACAACCCTGAGTATCAGCACTGGCTCATGGCCATAGCGGAAGATTGGTCGCGCTCCTATGATATCGACGGCGTGATGTGGGATCGGAGCGGCAGGGTGCATTCTCCAACGCTCTCGGCGCAAGCCATGCTCATCCGAACCCATCTACGGTGA
- a CDS encoding secondary thiamine-phosphate synthase enzyme YjbQ translates to MKQAVHKLEISTRGQGLYEFTATINEWVAGQKMQTGLLTVFCRHTSASLLIQENADPTVRRDIKAYFDRLAPEDGPYEHNYEGLDDMPAHLKTALTQVQLSIPVMNGSLVLGTWQGIYLFEHRVHPHRRGIVLHLIGD, encoded by the coding sequence TTGAAGCAGGCAGTACACAAGCTTGAGATTTCGACGCGTGGCCAGGGGCTATACGAATTTACGGCAACCATCAACGAATGGGTGGCGGGCCAGAAGATGCAAACTGGTCTTCTAACGGTATTTTGCCGGCACACCTCAGCTTCGCTTCTGATCCAGGAGAATGCTGACCCTACTGTGCGCCGGGACATCAAAGCCTATTTCGACCGGCTCGCACCAGAGGATGGACCGTACGAGCACAACTACGAAGGGCTCGACGATATGCCCGCTCATCTGAAAACAGCACTGACCCAAGTGCAGCTGTCGATCCCCGTAATGAATGGCAGTCTCGTATTGGGCACCTGGCAAGGCATCTACCTTTTCGAACACCGGGTACATCCTCATCGACGGGGAATAGTGCTGCACCTGATCGGGGATTAG